Proteins encoded in a region of the Anopheles ziemanni chromosome 2, idAnoZiCoDA_A2_x.2, whole genome shotgun sequence genome:
- the LOC131294417 gene encoding adenosine deaminase 2-A-like, with translation MVPNWRKTAGLRPSGSKYLVLLCFYLLSLVTMLEAKTIIERDVPPPRMTPEVYHRERAAMLLNEANEGLGGDIQLTANETLVNRYLMELKRAELTLGFENPYEFLPARHLFEVLDKINSSLLFHLIRKMPKGGVLHAHDTALASTEVIVKETYRDNLWQRGTISDGTVEFLFSRSRPASDGLGDWMEVKDRRSIDGAERYDESIRRYFSLYEEDPLKVYKSINDVWSRFTKMFFALDPIVTYRPVWESYFRAALQEFYDDNVMYLEFRGVLPQLYDLDGRKYGPEEVVELYINVTEEFKTTHPRFVGTKFIYAPLRIADNQTADQYLAIAERLHLQYGDYVVGFDLVGQEDLGRPLVDFADMLLTLPPSLNFVFHAGETNWHGMATDENLFDAILLGTKRIGHGYALQKHPSLLDAVKRSKICVEINPVSNQVLKLVDDLRNHPASVLFKSDFPLVVSSDDPSFWHATPLSHDFYMAFLGIASAHQDLRLLKKLALNSLEYSLMSSTEKSAAQALFEQLWNEFIDSMVGQIMANERT, from the exons ATGGTGCCGAATTGGCGGAAAACGGCCGGTTTGCGTCCGTCAGGCAG CAAGTACCTGGTGCTGCTTTGCTTCTATCTCCTTTCCCTGGTCACCATGCTGGAGGCAAAAACGATCATCGAACGGGACGTCCCTCCGCCACGCATGACCCCCGAGGTGTACCACCGCGAGCGGGCCGCCATGCTGCTCAACGAAGCCAACGAGGGACTCGGGGGCGACATCCAGCTCACCGCCAACGAAACCTTGGTCAACCGGTACCTCATGGAGCTGAAGCGGGCCGAGCTGACCCTGGGCTTTGAGAACCCGTACGAGTTTCTGCCGGCTCGCCACCTGTTCGAGGTGCTGGACAAGATCAACTCATCGCTGCTGTTCCACCTGATCCGCAAGATGCCCAAGGGCGGCGTACTGCACGCGCACGACACGGCCCTCGCCAGCACTGAGGTGATCGTGAAGGAAACGTACCGTGACAACCTCTGGCAGAGGGGTACCATTTCGGACGGTACGGTCGAGTTTCTGTTTTCCCGCTCAAGGCCCGCGTCGGACGGTTTGGGAGATTGGATGGAAGTGAAGGATCGCCGATCGATTGATGGGGCCGAAAGGTACGATGAGAGCATCCGACGGTACTTCTCGCTGTACGAAGAGGACCCGCTGAAGGTGTACAAGAGCATCAATGACGTGTGGTCGCGGTTTACCAAAATGTTTTTCGCCCTCGATCCGATTGTCACGTACCGGCCGGTTTGGGAGAGCTACTTCCGGGCCGCCCTGCAGGAGTTCTACGATGATAACGTGATGTACCTGGAGTTTCGTGGGGTGCTTCCTCAG CTCTACGACCTGGACGGCCGGAAGTACGGCCCGGAGGAAGTAGTCGAGCTCTACATCAACGTGACCGAGGAGTTCAAAACCACCCATCCCCGGTTCGTCGGCACGAAGTTCATCTACGCACCGTTGCGCATCGCGGACAACCAAACGGCGGATCAATATCTAGCCATCGCCGAACGGCTGCACCTACAATACGGTGACTACGTGGTCGGGTTCGATTTGGTCGGCCAGGAGGACCTCGGTCGGCCACTGGTCGACTTCGCCGACATGCTGCTCACCCTGCCACCGTCGCTCAACTTCGTGTTTCACGCGGGCGAAACGAACTGGCATGGCATGGCGACGGACGAAAATTTG TTCGACGCCATCCTTCTCGGCACGAAGCGCATCGGCCATGGGTACGCACTGCAGAAGCATCCGTCGCTGCTGGACGCGGTGAAGCGCTCCAAGATCTGCGTCGAGATCAATCCCGTTTCCAATCAGGTGCTGAAGCTAGTGGATGACCTCCGCAACCACCCGGCCAGCGTGCTGTTCAAATCGGACTTCCCGCTCGTCGTGTCCTCGGATGATCCATCGTTCTGGCACGCCACTCCGCTTAGCCACGATTTCTACATGGCTTTCCTGGGCATCGCATCCGCCCATCAGGACCTTCGGCTGCTGAAAAAGCTGGCACTCAACTCGCTCGAGTACAGCCTAATGAGCTCGACCGAGAAGAGTGCGGCTCAGGCCCTGTTCGAGCAGTTGTGGAATGAATTCATCGACTCGATGGTTGGGCAAATAATGGCAAACGAGCGTACTTGA
- the LOC131294418 gene encoding adenosine deaminase 2-like, whose amino-acid sequence MSSGGRPAYDEFVRQRAEFLAREQDRGLGSDLPLNADEQKLNRYVMHLKQEELSKGVENPYELVSARHFFEMLDRINGSTLFKLIQRLPKGGILHAHDTAIGSTELIVKATYHAHLWQCGDFPRADGDPLPSYRFSRTNPTGVEGTVGEWRPVADIRQELGNEAYDGAIRKMFTLYTRDPLNAHRDINDVWRKFMALFICFEPMVTYKPVWEEYFYGCLEELLADNVTYLEFRGLLPPVYDLDNRKYTPEEIVRMYVDQSDRFLQAHPQFLGVKFIYAPLRFCDDATFDGYLTLVQKLHDRFPKFIAGFDLVGQEDLGRPHTEFNERLLRLSPDINFFFHAGETNWSGRADENLIDAILLGTKRIGHGFAALKHPVVLEEIKKRGVCIELNPISNQVLKLVQDFRNHPGAFYFSDNFPVVVSSDDPSFWCASPLSHDFYVAFMGLASARADLRLLKKLALNSIEYSAMSAAEKTAARQKWTAAWDSFVQEALQTIPETY is encoded by the exons ATGTCTAGCGGTGGACGTCCAGCGTACGACGAGTTCGTTCGGCAGCGGGCCGAATTTCTGGCTCGCGAACAAGATCGAGGTTTGGGTTCCGACCTGCCGCTTAATGCCGACGAGCAAAAGCTGAACCGATACGTGATGCACCTTAAGCAGGAGGAGCTGTCGAAGGGTGTCGAGAACCCGTACGAACTTGTGTCGGCGCGGCACTTCTTCGAGATGCTCGACCGCATCAACGGGTCGACGCTGTTCAAGCTGATCCAACGGCTTCCCAAGGGTGGTATACTGCACGCGCACGACACGGCCATCGGCAGCACGGAGCTCATCGTGAAGGCGACGTACCACGCACACCTCTGGCAGTGCGGAGACTTCCCGCGGGCCGACGGAGACCCATTGCCGTCGTATAGGTTCTCCCGGACAAATCCCACCGGAGTGGAAGGCACGGTTGGTGAGTGGCGCCCGGTGGCGGACATCCGGCAAGAGCTTGGGAACGAGGCGTACGATGGCGCTATTCGGAAGATGTTCACCCTGTACACGCGGGACCCACTGAACGCGCACCGGGACATTAACGACGTGTGGCGCAAGTTCATGGCCCTTTTCATCTGCTTCGAGCCGATGGTGACGTACAAACCGGTCTGGGAGGAATACTTCTACGGTTGCCTGGAGGAGTTGCTCGCGGACAACGTCACCTACCTGGAATTCCGTGGCCTACTGCCTCCG GTCTACGATCTGGACAACCGCAAGTACACGCCGGAGGAGATCGTACGGATGTACGTGGACCAGTCGGACCGGTTCCTTCAGGCACATCCTCAGTTCCTCGGGGTGAAGTTCATCTACGCACCGCTCCGGTTCTGCGACGATGCCACCTTCGACGGGTACCTTACTCTGGTGCAGAAACTACACGACCGCTTCCCGAAATTCATCGCCGGTTTCGACCTCGTGGGACAAGAGGATCTCGGACGGCCCCATACGGAGTTCAACGAGCGGCTCCTTCGCCTCTCGCCGGACATTAACTTCTTCTTCCATGCCGGCGAAACCAACTGGTCGGGCCGGGCGGACGAAAATCTG ATCGACGCCATCCTGCTGGGAACGAAACGCATCGGGCACGGTTTTGCCGCCCTCAAGCACCCGGTAGTGCTGGAGGAGATTAAAAAGCGCGGTGTCTGCATCGAACTCAATCCCATCTCGAACCAGGTGCTGAAGCTGGTGCAGGATTTCCGCAACCATCCGGGGGCGTTCTACTTCTCCGACAACTTCCCGGTGGTCGTCTCCTCGGACGACCCTTCATTCTGGTGCGCATCCCCGCTTAGCCATGACTTCTACGTGGCGTTCATGGGCCTTGCCTCGGCCCGGGCCGATCTGAGGCTGCTGAAGAAGCTGGCCCTCAACTCGATCGAGTACAGTGCGATGAGCGCCGCGGAGAAAACGGCCGCGAGACAAAAGTGGACCGCAGCCTGGGACAGTTTCGTGCAGGAAGCGCTCCAGACGATTCCGGAAACGTACTAA